One window from the genome of Streptomyces sp. WZ-12 encodes:
- the hypD gene encoding hydrogenase formation protein HypD: protein MKYLDEFQNPELARRLLDEIRGMVTRPWALMEVCGGQTHTIIRHGIDQLLPEEVELIHGPGCPVCVTPLAVIDKALEIAARPEVIFCSFGDMLRVPGTDRDLFRVRSEGGDVRVVYSPLDALKIAQQNPDREVVFFGIGFETTAPPNAMAVHQARRLGLDNFSMLVSHVRVPPAIEAIMNSPSCRVQGFLAAGHVCSVMGVDEYPALAERFGVPIVVTGFEPLDILEGIRRTVRQLERGEHTVENAYPRAVRPEGNPAARAMLADVFEVADRSWRGIGTIPASGWRLSERYRGYDAEHRFSVEGIATREPAACRSGEVLQGLIKPHECQAFGTTCTPRTPLGATMVSSEGACAAYYLYRRLGTAPTPLEATPVV from the coding sequence GTGAAGTACCTCGACGAGTTCCAAAACCCCGAGCTGGCCCGGAGGTTGTTGGACGAGATCCGGGGCATGGTGACCCGGCCCTGGGCGCTGATGGAGGTCTGCGGCGGTCAGACGCACACCATCATCCGGCACGGCATCGACCAACTCCTGCCAGAGGAAGTCGAGTTGATCCACGGGCCCGGCTGTCCGGTGTGCGTGACCCCGCTGGCGGTCATCGACAAGGCGTTGGAGATCGCCGCCCGGCCCGAGGTGATCTTCTGTTCGTTCGGCGACATGCTGCGGGTCCCCGGCACCGACCGCGACCTGTTCCGGGTGCGCAGCGAGGGCGGCGACGTCCGCGTGGTCTACTCCCCGCTCGACGCGCTGAAGATCGCCCAACAGAACCCGGACCGCGAGGTGGTGTTCTTCGGCATCGGCTTCGAGACCACCGCCCCGCCCAACGCCATGGCGGTCCACCAGGCGCGCAGGCTGGGCCTGGACAACTTCAGCATGCTGGTCTCGCACGTCCGGGTCCCGCCCGCGATCGAGGCGATCATGAACTCGCCGAGCTGCCGGGTCCAGGGCTTCCTGGCCGCCGGCCACGTGTGCAGCGTGATGGGCGTCGACGAATACCCGGCCCTCGCCGAGCGCTTCGGGGTGCCGATCGTCGTCACCGGCTTCGAACCGCTGGACATCCTGGAGGGCATCCGCCGCACCGTCCGCCAACTGGAGCGCGGCGAGCACACCGTGGAGAACGCCTACCCGCGCGCCGTCCGCCCCGAGGGCAACCCGGCCGCCCGGGCGATGCTGGCCGACGTCTTCGAGGTCGCCGACCGCTCCTGGCGCGGCATCGGCACCATTCCCGCCAGCGGTTGGCGGCTCTCCGAGCGCTACCGCGGCTACGACGCCGAACACCGCTTCTCGGTCGAGGGCATCGCCACCCGCGAGCCGGCCGCCTGCCGCAGCGGCGAGGTACTGCAAGGGCTGATCAAGCCCCACGAGTGCCAGGCGTTCGGCACCACCTGCACCCCGCGCACCCCGCTCGGCGCCACCATGGTCTCCAGCGAGGGCGCCTGCGCCGCCTACTACCTGTACCGCCGGCTCGGCACCGCGCCGACCCCCTTGGAGGCGACCCCCGTTGTCTGA
- the hypE gene encoding hydrogenase expression/formation protein HypE, protein MSDTTSSRPATGPGPRDLPTVDITGWTCPAPLRETPRVVMGHGGGGALTAELVQQIFVPAFGGELLGQLGDSAVFPLGGQRLAFSTDSYVVRPLFFPGGSIGDLAVNGTVNDLAMSGARAAYLSCGFILEEGVEMPVVAGVADAMGAAARAAGVEVATGDTKVVEAGRGDGVYLNTAGIGVIPPGVDLRPQRVVPGDVVIVSGDIGVHGVAIMSVREGLEFGVEIESDCAALGGLVQAMLAVTPDLHVLRDPTRGGLAAALNEIATASATGVVIDERAVPVPPAVANACAILGLDPMYVANEGKLVAFVPREHADAVLDAMRAHPLGVGAAVIGEAVAAHPGMVVARTPLGGTRVVDLPLGEQLPRIC, encoded by the coding sequence TTGTCTGACACCACCTCGTCCCGCCCCGCCACCGGGCCGGGCCCCCGGGACCTGCCCACCGTCGACATCACCGGCTGGACCTGCCCCGCCCCGCTGCGCGAGACCCCGCGCGTCGTCATGGGCCACGGCGGGGGCGGGGCGCTGACCGCCGAGCTCGTCCAGCAGATCTTCGTGCCGGCCTTCGGCGGTGAACTCCTCGGCCAGCTGGGCGACTCGGCGGTCTTCCCGCTCGGCGGGCAGCGACTGGCCTTCTCCACCGACTCCTACGTCGTCCGGCCGCTGTTCTTCCCCGGCGGCAGCATCGGCGACCTCGCCGTCAACGGCACCGTCAACGACCTCGCCATGAGCGGTGCCCGGGCCGCCTACCTCTCCTGCGGCTTCATCCTGGAGGAGGGCGTGGAGATGCCGGTGGTCGCCGGGGTCGCGGACGCGATGGGTGCCGCCGCCCGGGCCGCCGGGGTGGAGGTGGCCACCGGCGACACCAAGGTCGTCGAGGCCGGCCGCGGCGACGGCGTCTACCTCAACACCGCCGGCATCGGCGTCATCCCGCCCGGTGTCGACCTGCGGCCGCAGCGAGTGGTGCCCGGCGACGTGGTGATCGTCAGCGGTGACATCGGGGTGCACGGCGTGGCCATCATGAGCGTCCGCGAGGGCCTGGAGTTCGGCGTCGAGATCGAGAGCGACTGCGCGGCCCTCGGCGGGCTCGTCCAGGCGATGCTCGCGGTCACCCCCGATCTGCACGTGCTGCGCGACCCCACCCGCGGTGGGCTGGCCGCCGCGCTCAACGAAATCGCCACCGCCTCCGCCACCGGCGTGGTCATCGACGAGCGTGCCGTTCCCGTCCCGCCGGCCGTCGCCAACGCCTGCGCCATCCTCGGCCTGGACCCCATGTACGTCGCCAACGAGGGCAAGTTGGTGGCGTTCGTCCCCCGCGAGCACGCCGACGCGGTGCTGGACGCGATGCGCGCCCACCCGCTGGGCGTCGGCGCCGCGGTGATCGGCGAGGCGGTCGCGGCCCACCCCGGCATGGTGGTGGCCCGCACCCCGCTGGGCGGGACGCGGGTGGTCGATCTGCCGCTGGGGGAGCAACTGCCCCGGATCTGCTGA
- a CDS encoding acyl-CoA carboxylase subunit epsilon, which translates to MTRPTEDDPAEMPLRIVRGNAEPEELAALAVVVCSRLAWARALADGDREQARDDGLTDRQLRNHRARSACWAGCWLCG; encoded by the coding sequence GTGACCCGCCCGACTGAGGACGACCCCGCCGAGATGCCGCTGCGCATCGTCCGGGGCAACGCCGAGCCCGAGGAACTGGCCGCGCTCGCCGTCGTCGTGTGCAGTCGGCTCGCCTGGGCCCGGGCGCTCGCCGACGGTGACCGCGAGCAGGCGCGCGACGACGGACTCACCGATCGCCAACTGCGCAACCACCGTGCCCGGTCGGCGTGCTGGGCGGGGTGTTGGCTGTGTGGCTGA
- a CDS encoding Dyp-type peroxidase, producing MRDERSGDERSAARDGGRRGFLKYAAGVAGAAAGAGLCGGEAAAVPAGRSPSPQGHSAEGRLLPPDRIPFHGHHQAGIVTPQQLFAGFVAFDVLVHDRADLTRLLKKVTERSRVLAAGVKPKDEKTAAEPQTPDSLSITVGVGASLFDDRFGLAGHKPRHLKAMPAFPDDRLDPPRCHGDLSLQVCAEHPDAVVHVLRDLGRETHGMMRPRWRTDAFLNPSRPSGSPRTFIGFKDGIVNPDTGSAREMDRLIWVTPECGEPDWAEGGSYQVLRLIRFHVESWDQVPVSRQERIFGRHKASGAPLGRERENDAPDYRHDPHGRTIPLDAHIRLANPRTPHTDKSRFLRRSYNYDQGYDRRGRMNLGLVFCGYQQNVQRQFATVQRRLRHEPLSRFITPEGGGYFFVLPGVRDKDDWFGSRLMRDTH from the coding sequence ATGAGGGATGAGCGGAGCGGAGACGAGCGGAGCGCGGCGCGGGACGGCGGGCGCCGAGGGTTCCTGAAGTACGCGGCCGGGGTCGCGGGCGCGGCGGCCGGCGCGGGGCTGTGCGGCGGCGAGGCGGCGGCCGTCCCGGCAGGTCGATCGCCGTCGCCGCAGGGCCACTCCGCGGAGGGCCGGCTGCTGCCACCGGACCGGATCCCGTTCCACGGTCACCACCAGGCCGGCATCGTCACCCCGCAGCAACTGTTCGCCGGTTTCGTGGCGTTCGACGTGCTGGTACACGACCGGGCGGACCTGACGCGGCTGCTCAAGAAGGTCACCGAACGGTCCCGGGTGCTGGCCGCCGGGGTGAAGCCGAAGGACGAGAAGACCGCCGCGGAGCCGCAGACCCCGGACTCGCTGAGCATCACGGTCGGCGTCGGGGCGTCCCTCTTCGACGACCGGTTCGGGCTGGCCGGGCACAAGCCACGCCACCTGAAGGCCATGCCGGCCTTCCCCGACGACCGGCTGGACCCGCCGCGCTGCCACGGCGACCTGTCGTTGCAGGTCTGCGCGGAGCACCCGGACGCGGTGGTGCACGTCCTGCGCGACCTGGGCCGCGAGACCCACGGGATGATGCGGCCACGGTGGCGGACGGACGCGTTCCTCAACCCGTCCCGGCCCTCGGGTTCACCGCGCACCTTCATCGGCTTCAAGGACGGCATCGTCAATCCGGACACCGGCTCGGCGCGCGAGATGGACCGGCTGATCTGGGTGACGCCGGAGTGCGGGGAGCCGGACTGGGCCGAGGGCGGCAGCTATCAGGTGCTGCGGCTGATCCGGTTCCACGTCGAGTCCTGGGACCAGGTGCCGGTCAGCCGCCAGGAACGGATCTTCGGCCGGCACAAGGCGAGCGGTGCGCCTCTGGGACGCGAGCGGGAGAACGACGCACCGGACTACCGCCACGACCCGCACGGCCGCACGATCCCCCTCGACGCGCACATCCGACTCGCCAACCCGCGCACCCCGCACACCGACAAGTCCCGTTTCCTGCGCCGGAGTTACAACTACGACCAGGGCTACGACCGGCGCGGGCGGATGAACCTCGGGCTGGTCTTCTGCGGCTACCAGCAGAACGTCCAGCGGCAGTTCGCCACCGTGCAGCGCCGGCTGCGGCACGAGCCGCTGTCGCGCTTCATCACCCCGGAGGGCGGCGGCTACTTCTTCGTCCTGCCCGGCGTGCGGGACAAGGACGACTGGTTCGGGTCCCGGCTGATGCGCGACACCCACTGA
- a CDS encoding ArsR/SmtB family transcription factor, which yields MDARTEPAARTETDVAHVAAAIGDPSRAKVLLALAGGGALPASALAAEAGVSPSTLSGHLARLREARLLTVELDGRHRYYRLATPDVARALEQLAQIARPLPVRSLNADTRARALLRARLCYDHLAGRLGVALMEALLADGVLGEERAGDEPADVRYVLTPSGRRALTSFGVDLDRLPRRRSAVRYCVDWAERRHHLAGPLGVAVTARLFALDWLRNGRYRRVVRLTDAGRRGLSETFGLAPERLG from the coding sequence ATGGACGCCCGGACCGAGCCCGCAGCCCGCACCGAGACGGACGTGGCGCACGTCGCCGCGGCGATCGGCGACCCGTCCCGCGCCAAGGTGCTGCTCGCCCTCGCCGGGGGCGGTGCGCTGCCGGCCAGCGCCCTGGCGGCCGAGGCCGGGGTGAGTCCCTCCACCCTCAGCGGCCATCTGGCCAGGCTCCGGGAGGCGCGGCTGCTCACCGTCGAGCTCGACGGCCGGCACCGCTACTACCGGCTCGCCACCCCCGACGTCGCCCGCGCCCTGGAGCAACTCGCCCAGATCGCCCGGCCGTTGCCGGTCCGCTCCCTGAACGCCGACACCCGCGCCCGGGCCCTGCTGCGCGCCCGGCTGTGCTACGACCACCTCGCGGGCCGCCTCGGTGTCGCCCTGATGGAAGCCCTGCTGGCCGACGGCGTCCTCGGGGAGGAGCGCGCCGGCGACGAGCCCGCCGACGTCCGCTACGTCCTGACGCCGTCGGGCCGGCGCGCGCTGACCTCCTTCGGCGTGGACCTGGACCGGCTGCCGCGGCGCCGGTCCGCGGTCCGCTACTGCGTCGACTGGGCCGAGCGCCGCCACCACCTGGCCGGCCCGCTCGGCGTCGCCGTCACCGCCCGGCTGTTCGCGCTGGACTGGCTGCGCAACGGCCGGTACCGGCGGGTCGTCCGGCTCACCGACGCCGGGCGTCGGGGGCTGTCGGAAACTTTCGGCCTCGCCCCCGAGCGGCTCGGCTAG
- a CDS encoding MFS transporter: MPTTPTLPAPAPTRPRTARAARLPLVAVCLGYFLVILDVTVVTVALPDLGRALDAGVTGLQWTVDGYTLVFAGLLLFCGGLADRFGGRRVFLAGLTVFALASAGCALAPSVAVLVLARLVQGVGAALLVPASLALLRAAYREPAARARAFGVWGTVAGLAAGAGPVLGGTLVAAFGWRAVFLVNLPPALLALVLTVRHIPCSPDGPTRGGLDVPAQTAGAVGVAALAAGCIEAGSLGWVHPFVLGAFALTLLGLAAFLLLEHRSPAPMLPLALFHNRAFAASAAVGVLLNTGFYGLLFLAPLYFQRVHHYSALRTGWALLPAVGLIAAGSALAGRLTARSGPRPSMVAGLLIGAAGLAGWLCAGPGTPYAALVGPMAAAGFGTALTMPAATAAVMESAPGDRGGAAAAVFNAARQLGSVLGVAVFGTLTTGGLVPGLHTAALIGATGFLAAALGAVRWAPGSRRTSPGTAARRAPVRSSQRR; this comes from the coding sequence ATGCCGACGACCCCGACGCTCCCCGCCCCCGCCCCAACCCGGCCACGCACCGCCCGCGCCGCCCGCCTGCCCCTGGTGGCCGTGTGCCTCGGCTACTTCCTGGTCATCCTGGACGTCACCGTGGTCACCGTGGCGCTGCCGGACCTGGGCCGCGCGCTGGACGCCGGGGTGACCGGCCTCCAGTGGACGGTGGACGGCTACACGCTGGTCTTCGCCGGGCTGTTGCTTTTCTGCGGCGGACTGGCCGACCGGTTCGGCGGGCGGCGGGTGTTCCTGGCCGGGCTGACGGTGTTCGCGCTGGCCTCGGCCGGTTGCGCGCTGGCCCCGTCGGTGGCGGTGCTGGTGCTGGCCCGGTTGGTGCAGGGGGTCGGCGCGGCCCTCCTGGTGCCCGCGTCGCTGGCGCTGCTGCGGGCCGCGTACCGCGAACCGGCCGCCCGCGCCCGGGCGTTCGGCGTCTGGGGAACGGTCGCGGGGCTGGCCGCCGGGGCCGGCCCGGTGCTCGGTGGCACGCTGGTCGCCGCGTTCGGCTGGCGCGCGGTGTTCCTGGTGAACCTGCCACCCGCGCTGCTGGCCCTGGTACTGACGGTCCGTCACATCCCGTGCTCCCCCGACGGGCCGACCCGCGGCGGGCTCGACGTCCCGGCCCAGACGGCCGGCGCGGTGGGCGTCGCGGCCCTCGCCGCCGGCTGCATCGAGGCCGGCTCCCTGGGCTGGGTCCACCCCTTCGTCCTCGGCGCGTTCGCCCTCACCCTGCTCGGTCTGGCCGCCTTCCTGCTCCTGGAACACCGCTCGCCGGCCCCGATGCTGCCGCTCGCCCTCTTCCACAACCGGGCCTTCGCCGCCTCCGCGGCCGTCGGCGTCCTGCTCAACACCGGTTTCTACGGGCTGCTGTTCCTCGCCCCGCTCTACTTCCAGCGGGTCCACCACTACAGCGCGCTGCGCACGGGCTGGGCGCTGCTGCCGGCCGTCGGCCTGATCGCGGCCGGTTCGGCGCTGGCCGGCCGGCTGACCGCGCGGAGCGGGCCCCGGCCGTCGATGGTGGCCGGCCTGCTCATCGGGGCGGCGGGCCTGGCCGGCTGGCTGTGCGCGGGCCCCGGGACGCCCTACGCGGCGCTGGTCGGCCCGATGGCCGCCGCCGGTTTCGGCACGGCGCTGACCATGCCGGCCGCCACCGCGGCGGTGATGGAGTCCGCCCCCGGCGACCGCGGCGGCGCGGCGGCCGCGGTCTTCAACGCCGCCCGCCAACTGGGCAGCGTCCTCGGCGTCGCGGTCTTCGGGACGCTGACCACCGGCGGCCTGGTCCCCGGGCTGCACACCGCGGCGCTGATCGGCGCCACCGGCTTCCTGGCCGCCGCCCTGGGTGCGGTCCGCTGGGCCCCTGGCTCCCGCCGCACGTCACCGGGAACGGCCGCCCGGCGCGCGCCCGTACGGTCCAGCCAGCGCCGGTAG
- a CDS encoding HypC/HybG/HupF family hydrogenase formation chaperone yields the protein MCLAVPGMVMEIEDRDGTRMATVDFGGVVKEVCLEYVPDLAVGEYAIVHVGFALQRLDEESARRTLALFEELGLLQEEFGDPWEEAAEQDGPQAEEARQ from the coding sequence ATGTGCCTGGCGGTGCCCGGCATGGTGATGGAGATCGAGGACCGGGACGGCACCCGGATGGCCACCGTCGACTTCGGCGGGGTGGTCAAGGAGGTGTGCCTGGAATACGTCCCGGACCTCGCGGTCGGTGAGTACGCGATCGTCCACGTGGGCTTCGCGCTCCAGCGGCTCGACGAGGAGTCGGCCCGCCGGACCCTGGCGCTCTTCGAGGAACTGGGGCTGCTCCAGGAGGAGTTCGGTGATCCCTGGGAGGAGGCCGCGGAACAGGACGGACCGCAGGCGGAGGAGGCGCGGCAGTGA